The Pieris rapae chromosome 11, ilPieRapa1.1, whole genome shotgun sequence nucleotide sequence aagatattatataaatgactTCAAAATGAATCACCACTCATTTGCTACCTCAATAATTCATTTTCGACCATGGGCAGAGGAGctatatttgaatatacaaACATGTTAAAATCATAACGACGAAGTGACTGACtacttttttactattattggGCATTTTcgtcttaattaaattgatttattgcaaatattcctgtcattatttacatttattaaattttaaatatatactgaaTTTTTTGATGCGCATATAAAATGTTGCACAGTATAAAACTGTATTAGATAGCTCACGATTAGTTTTGTGACGTGATTATCTTCATACAAATCCTATTATTAATAGCCGGCCAGGTtcgttgtaaaatatattatttagcgCCCCATTTTTAGTGGTTGAATGCCCTTAATAGGccttattttatgattattacaCCATTTTCAgtgatttttatgattaataaacGATTCCAATCCAAACTAAATACCATAATGTACAGGTATTTgttaaagaaagaaagaaagaaaaaaactttattagacacaatatacaggaatgtttcgataaaattgtaattagaCTTAATATAGTGTATAAACAACCTTATATTTTGACAAAGTTGCAGAACTGAATGACTCAAAATACgaggttataaaatattgtagttgttttaaattgcACCTCTTGATACTgtgtattgattattttttaacgacCCCGGAAGAAGAaactaattaacatttaaaaaataaacttgtttttaGATGATGAGACTCGATTATTCTTACTTGAACTGACTTAAGTGACTTGAAGATTTTCGTTTCGAGTTTGAGAGTGTCAGGAAGTGgatttaactcagcgccatctataagaattgtatcaaataataaacaaatatttgcaattaaataaaattgcgacgatatgatattttacaccatcacataacacaaccaatttaggcttagttatataaattaaatcacaattaggtaaatatattaaatactttttgtttgtttgttcccttttggaaatctttttttagtaaaatgtatcatgtattccatctttggctatattttcagtgtatttgtttgtaattatatataatttatgttagctgtaggattacaaaataaataaataattaaagatctaagctatcctatcttttatgTTGGATCAAActggtagtttaggagtccatcgcggacaaacatcgtgacaggagatttctatatatatgaCACTTATGATTATATAGCAAGatgtatttataacttatcTCTAAGACGGAagcaatcaataaataatcacCGAAATTCACAGCAACATTGTTTCAACATTCAACTGTAACATAGCAACGACATTGTTTCTTCAATActgtaatattactttttaagtaTCGTACACTGTTTCAGTTAGTGTACATTGCGAAATTTATATTCaagttaaatatgaaaaaatgtaatgtttaacattaatttctgATATCTAATTAAGTGTTGTATAAGTGATCTGGttggtaatatatttatatagtaaattaatattttaaaaataatttggttGATTATACATACTTAGGAGTAAATCAATGTACCTATCGATTGAGCACACAGTCCGTCAGATCAAAGACTCACTTACCTGGACATTAatctgaataataatactttgctTGCTAAGATGCTATTGCATCATAGagcattatacatttattgtatatgcAAGCATCTATTTGTCATTGCTTTCTTTTTCTGCCAGGCACTTCAAAAGATGGGCAAATTTCTGTATAactataaactataattaacaaCACTCCATTcccatattttaaacatttaatcagTCAATACAAAGCCGCTTGATAAActgaatataaaatcatatctaattttttttactatctaaacttttaaaaatgtgcGGTAAAAATGTACTCGACATtacacttattattattacatacattatttacacttacagttataattattatattatatatatattattctgaTGGTGCATTGTGCAGTGGAATTGACCTACCACTGTATATTAGAATTagtgttttttatgttacagacATTTATCTATGAGgcagacgagcaggaggctcacctgatgttaagtgacaccgccacTAAGACACTCGCACTCcaagaaggctcgcaagcgcgctgccggccttttaagaatcggtatcttttttgaaggaccctaagtcgaattggtactaaatacttcaatgggcagGTTCCACATTGTAGTGATGCGTggcagaaattgccttaagaATCGCTTTGTGGAACGAACGTCAAGTTCATACGgatggtaattttaatttctataaattgaAAACGTAAAATGTCTTCTAAAACATACAACGCACTTATTTGTGAGACATCTGAGCTAATCGGCGAAGCAACCCAAGCAGACGAAGCGGTGTTTGAAGCGGGTTCCGCTGAAAAGTCGTCATTTTATCCGCTGCTATCAGAGCTACGAGTCAGATATACGGTTTTAATACGACGATTAGACCAAGTGTACGATCAGATTGTTCAGCCACAAAAGCGCTTGATAGTCAAGAGGCTTCTGGAAGCGTGTTTGGGGAGGCTTTTAGAGATTAAACACGACTTGGTTGAGCTCAACCTTTCTGATTACACGTATGACGATGATGAGGTAAATTTAGATATGcctcttgttttattttgtattcaacTTTCCAATTAAACTCTTAAAAAGCGTGGTAAAAATCTGGTTTTTTTCTGAATTTGttcgatatatattttataaatttggctaaatgtttatttataagcaatCTATTACGAAGCAAAGGGAAAATtgattataatgataaataaatataatatgaaacagaaaacattaCTTATGTTCATTAAAcattacattcatacataaaaaaattaagtgaaataaaacaaaagacaacttaacattttaaatattacttatacttAACTATATCACAAATTTTATCTTGTTGTATATGTCcagtggttttttttaaatgtatgttctAGCTTTTTTTTATCCCACGCCAAtttgttattactttattcaTTCTGAATAAATACCCGTGatcttgtttaataatataattaaattagaatatCCATATACAAATGTCCTGTatccatataaaaatgtacaaatgTCCAAATTCATCGAAAATCtttgattataaatatgagttaAATCAAATCtgtaaatattctaataaaattcaCAGGCTTTGAAACGCCTTGCTGTAACTCCCATGGAAGCAGAACCATGTGTGCCGCAGTATTTCGTTAGAGAAAGAGAAGAAGAAGTTTTGGAACGTCGTCAATTTGTCACAGATGTACTCCGCAAACTCGGTCATGAACTCGTGAAGCCGCAACCACTGGTTCTAACTGAACAACAGGCGGTTGTAATAATACAAAGCCATGAGAGAGCTCGACAGGGAAGATTGAGGTCAAAcactttcttttcttttggGATAGAAGGCTAGATGGTGGGCTACTTTGCATCAAatgccgccgcccatggacacgaTATGCTTGTGTTGCTGGAAGaatgatacgctcttttctggaAGGCGCGTAACGGTCCGGAAGCTGATTCCACAAAGAGGTGGTGCAGAAAGTGCCTTAAAAAGTCTTatggttaaaattttatagtaaaCCAACATAAAAGTATAAGGATATAAGGAAGCTTAAACCTTaaggaattaaaatttttactttcttttaataaaacgtaatCTTCATCGTAACACGTGAACGAACTTTTTCAcgtttgattttttatacctAAAGTTGCGTTCTGTTACTGCCAACAAATCATTAACAGATTCAGCACTAAATCTAACTCTAGACGTATACgtatcttattaatattacagagGGCAATTTATGAAAGAAATTCGTTTGCTAAAAGAAAAGGGAAGAGATCAGAAAGGAGAGATGTCTGCTTCAGCAGCTACCGCTATACAGAGAGTATGGAGGGGTTTTATTGCAAGACGAACAACCAAGAAGAGAAAACATCAAGAACAATTACTTATCGGTATGGAAATGGCTCCATATGTAGAGTCTAAAGAGATTCAAAGAGCAGAAGAGGTAACTaagatttagtaaaaaaatttatagattttctggacgattaagtttataaatatatgatgatgatgatctttttttttctattgataAAGCTAGCCAACGCTcagcacactgatacattcctaaaaacaacaatacttgatgtgacaagcacttaaaggcaaacatgacatacattTAGAGctcatacaaatatcaatcaaaacaattattaaacaaaacaaacattataaaaaataaacaattacaaaaaacagaCCTATATGACCTaatgactttaaaaaaataaaattaatatataatcatcTCCAACATCAAACGTCAAAATAATTGCTAATGACCAACATAAAGCTCAGTAGCTTGACAGATGAGCGCgacatattacattaaatagttTGCGAAACTCAAAACACAAGTATATTATGGGCTACATCATGATGAGGGGAGGATCTTGTTAAGAGCTTCTTTAGGTCCCAGTCCCTACTGAAAATAATaggtgaaatttaaataaatccaatAATAATCTCAGATTAACCAACTCATGTGCGATGCGCATTTATGAAACGGAACGGGGAACTACCCGTCGCCTGTTTACGGTCGGTGTATTTATTCGCGTGTGATAGACGCACAAATGCACGATCCATCCATGATCAAAATGATGCATTCTTTTAGATGCTGATTTCATAtctctaataataaaatccgtGCGTTATTTAGTAActataattgatataatatcCAACAATCGAAACATTAAAGAAACTGATAATTTAGGTCAAACAAAGCCGTCGTCAATTACAAAAAGAGCGAGAGAACCAATACCAGGATGCACTTGTTAAAATTGAAGTTCAACTGAGAGCAAAATATGgttctaaaataaatgaacGTATTGGAGATGAGTTGAGACGTTGGATCTCTGAGTATTATGAGCGTACTGGACGACTGCCAGATTTCCCATCTGAAGATGCTGGTGGCAGTCGAACAATGTTTAGCAGacaaggtatttttttatgaaattattaaattctaaaattatgcatagtttattaagattataattattatttaaggttaaaatctcaataaaaactaataaatgaattaatatctcaaaataataatttatagaatatgTACTCTTATTTGTATAGGTACAGGTGTTGATAGCCAGTTAAGTAAGTCGTCACCGATCTCATCGAAAGACTCAAAACGAAGTAAAGATAGCAAGGAGAAAAAGAGTAATAAAAgcgaagaaaataaaaataaggataAAGAGGATGCTGACGATCCATACACATTTAAGTGTACAACTTCTGTGTTTTTAAAGGAGATTATAAATACCAATGAAGAGTAAGCTATATTTTTTCTCGTAAAGTTTACTTCGGTGATCGTCAACAAATTTTTCACACTAACCTATAAAGCACAAACGTGGTTAAATATTATCAcgtattattacattaacttttttttaattatttgtagataTGAAGATATTTGGAAGTATAGAGACGATGAAGACGATCACCATGAAGACCACGACAGTGAGATGATTGAACGTGAAAAAATTGCCAAAATTGAACAAGAAATAAGAAACAGTGTTGATGAAATGATGCGAACTGAATTGGAATTATTACAAGCCGCCTTTGATAAAGATAGGGCTCATAAAGGCAAGAAGTCCAAGAAACCCCAAAAAAAGGTTAAATACTCTacgtttcatataataaacactATACTTAGATGTCAAGCCTTGGTTATATTCTGCTTGCTTGAATATTTCTTGtgccatattatttatatatttgtcagAAACTACTTGAAcctattattagtattattataataatctcatatcttatagttatgtatatattataggtaCGGCGTGGAGGCAAAAAGaacaagaaaaagaaagaaaaagattTGACTCCAGACAGAACAACAGAATCGCTTTTCGAAGAATTGGTTTCCAATGGTATCATTCGTCCATACCCAATAGTGAGTATAGACGACTTTATTGGTGAGAAGAATTTCGTTGGCTGTGAATGGAGAAAGGAGGGACGAGAGCCAAGTCCAACACTGGGTGATATACGACAGTTGGTGAAAGAGTATTGCATACTACCTCTAGGATCCGAGTATGTAAGGACTAATGCCCCAGTAGTTAGATCTGTACTGATTgcaggtaattaaaaaaaatatatgtagttgtgatacaaatacaataaataaaaataataaacctacTATCTACGGGATCCCAGTGATCGATTCTGCAGCTAtctgtttttttaagaaattaattttaaagtaatgttgataaaattttattaagaacttactaataaatttatttattttattttatttaaaaggaaatgatacgaaaataaagaaaagtcGCAGTCTTCTGCAATGACAGGGATGCCAAGTGTAAAGagtcatatattatttaaattaaagttttatacttTTCCATGTTTACGATAATCCATGGTTGTCGAAGAAATAGCTTGTGCAGAGGTTGCCATgctttcaattaaaatttttacgctTGAGACAAgaactatttttatagaaaaaaacctCTATGAACTGATCTAGTAGACTGATATTgctgtatttgtatatacctACTAAACATTCATTTGAAACTAATGTCATCAAAGACACAGCTACAGAATCGAGTAGTGGgattttatatcataaactAAGTAAAACGTATGTAAAATATCACAGCAAATTAGCTGATCATAATATGTAAGTTTTAAAACTAAGATATTTAACGCACAATTGcctcattataattatataaataactttaatttcaaatattctagGACCTCCTGGAAGCGGAAAGAGAATGCTTATCAACGCAATATGCAGTGAAACGGGTGCTATGCTATTTGATTTGACTCCAGCTAACATAGTCGGGAAATACCCAGGAAAAACTGGACTAATAATGTTGATACATTTAGTCATGAAAGTATCAAGATTACTACAACCAGCTGTTATATGGATGGATGATGCCGAGAAGCCATTTGTTAAGAAAATACCGAAGGCTGATAAAACTGACCCAAAACGGTTAAAAAAGGATttagtcaaaataataaaaggtatATCTGTTACAGCCAAAGTAATTAATCtggatattatgtatattatctagccattatttataatgtctaCTCAATTTAGATAAAGTGATAATTGACACGGAATTAATCACATTAActagcaattttatataatatcttcaaAGACTtggataatgtaataaaacaagtagGTACTGTTaaggtttatattaagaattaaaatgacattgccatagataataattctacattaattaacattgttataatgtaattaaactttataaagtaAACTTAAAGCTTACTAGCcgttaaaaacaacaaaaaaaaaacagattaatACAAGTATTTTATCTAGCAAcaataagttattaataagtagTGATTTTAGAGGTAGCTGACATATGAGGGACAGACAACATACATGATGTTTTACTGCTACTTTATCGGTAGGCGATGATCCGTCCAAAACCAATGAACCAATTTTGGCCCGACCATAAAAGGGCTTagcaaaagtaaatttaaaacattaattttgaaacaactcaattacaaaatttctcTATTAAGGATTTACTTTCCATTAGGAGCCAAAGACCgtgatttgaatttatttgatttttattgagaCCACACACTGATTTCACTGAAAATGAGATGCTCACTATTCTAGCAAAAGTGtctaattattactttattagaCTTTATTAgatcaagtgaaagactcatcgtcttcaaagctaTATAGTGTGATAAGggaagcgctggacagaaaccgatGGAGGCAGGTGGTCCGCTGTATATGCTTCGTTGTTGACCAtgacgctcagacatgagctgccgactaaagagaggGAGAGACTTTATGCactgtggtctctggcagaatgaccagcaactcagcataatgctgccCCAGAGCCTATTacaaccacagcacacacacattagatacttaaaacatacctttttctttaaaaaaatgttctctttctttctttctttttattgtttgtatgttttgttagtaaaaaatgttatatctatatctatgacttataattttatttactattaaaaatttgattgaaaatttCAGGAATCTACCCAGAAGATCGGGTGTTATTTGTGGGAACATCTCGAACACCATGGGACGCTGAgcagaaattattatttcaatgttaCTCAAAGGTGGTGCAGATACCTCGTGCGGACTATGGAAGTATATCCCTTATGTGGCGATCGAAATTGCACCGAGCAGGTGCCTTATCCCAAAGACTTGATGTGTCTTGTTTAGCAAGAGTCTCTGATTCATATACAATAGGTAATGTTGGacttatctagttgataaaagggcctgtgATTAGTGCTAAATTTaagctacttctaattaatttgcgatatttgttttaaaatagtgttatttgatgatttgctttaaagaaaagagtaccgagagattTTAACGCCAGCTTTTTCTCTAAGCCTACACCGTCCGTCTTCTTTGACGATGAGCGATGCctacagattcaaatttaatgacgtggaaccTGTATCTTacgttccataataaacatattttatttttattttataaggtatttaaaaataaatcagtggcgctacaacctctttaggtcttggcctcagatttctgaatctgtttcatgatcaatttttaaatgtaataggcaagtaggtgatcagcctccagtgcctgacacacgtcgtcgactttttaggtttaagacatgtcagtttcctcacgatgttttccttcaccgttcgagcaaatgttaaatgtgcacatagacaGTCCATTGGTGAACAGCCGGGGAACGAACGTACGACCACTGGTATGACAGTCACGCACCAAAGCctggccaacactgctctggtATTtactataagaaataaaattgattgaaTATTCGATAGTAAAGTAAGACATTTTAAGGTACATTGCTGTCAGCACTCGATGGAGTACTAACGACGAAACGTAGGCTTCAGTTACGTATAAGGGCGTTGACTGCTCAAGAAGTGGCTGTCCAGCTCAGTACAAAAGAGCCTGTTTATGctgaaaatgtatgtattttatttaaaaaaaaaactgttatttcagaccaattaataagtcaatatatatttaatatagtaaaacttataactatgatagtaaaaatttaaaaaaaacatttaaatattcaattcataaGTCTACGTTGTATTGAGATACCAGGTACACATGTATATGAACCAAATGATTGAAAACAGCATATTCGGGCTTATTTGCTATaaccaatattatatattatattataatcatcagaattttaaagaaaataaaatctattttgattttatagtaGCAAGGGAAATCGACATTTTAACatcattaattaaagtacatcatgtattttatacaatataagttaaaatttagaatttttattattttttgtaaaattaaaaaaaatattttaattattaaataaactggaCCAATGCCgattttaaacgttttaatcCGTATCAATATATACACAGGAGATTGCAGCAGAAGCGTGGTGGTTAAAAACTCCGATGGAAAGGAGAAGATTAAAAATGCTGCAGAAACTACAAGAGCTAGAACAAGAGAACGAAGAGAAAGCCGCAGCTAtgaaataagttattattagtaatagtttattttaaagtaatgtagttattatgaataataaccAAGagtatattaagtattttcataatattcaattatttgttaaagttACCTACTACAATTTCCTATATTTTGTATCAATGATATTTagattactaatattatgttacaaataacaaaacaaaaatatcttaactAACATTAGTTAAGTGATATAtgtctttatttaatagttaggAGCGcaaatattaacaatgatCTTACATACACTTGAAGCAAAAAAGGAcacctttattttttatgaagaaCAAACTTCGAAGAAGTTCTTTGCTGAACCTAGGTTTGAGACGGTGATAGGCCCCGTCTTAACCCTAGGTTTAGgacattaagggcctgtttcacaatgtatgataaagtatcaaataattatacaacacataaattatttggaagataaaagtgccgaataagaaacttcgcgtttcatgacgaatagcgctattgataataataatatatatttgacagTCGTGAAGCGCAACAAAAactagtttatcctaccaataagtaataaatagcctatttggaacttatccggacattgtgaaacagaccctaagtctAAATAAGAACACACGATATTTTCAGTTATAAGTGGGCAATTTCCAACCAAAACGTTTTTCGACCTTGAGTATTGCTTATAAGATTTTCAAGTACATTATCACCCTATCAGGTAGCACAAGGTGTCTCATGAAACTTGCATTACTATCGGGAAAAAGGTTCTTGTGAAAGCTAAGTTCACCTGCTGCTTTTCACACGGAAATAAGGATTTCGGTTTGgtgaatttttgtaataagatTTGGCTACCTTTTTCTAGATTTGCATATAATTTTGGAAACCTTTTAATGGACTGAATacacaatttgttttaaaataataatggtcACACTGAATCTATTTTCCCTTATAAAAACActatgcttctaattttacatttactgccagttcccaaatcaagggcgaagaacggaagagaagaactagcaatatACTCATCTCCaactgttttgttttacataatgtttgtaacGCTGCAACCAATACACGATGACCCTATTCTATCAGCACTAGACCTGGTCAAATAGGAGCATGCACTTACAAACTTGgaaacaacacgcaaatacatagtcgatTAGTTAGAACATATGTGTTACATACTTTTGTAACCTATCGGTAGTATTATGCATGTGTAAATTTGTAGAAgtagtatttaagatattataacaataaaacagatttCAGTATAGCTTGTCTTTTTCATTTCTCGCTTCTTCGGTGGTGAGAAGTTTCGCTGCTTAGATCTCCTCAATACTTATTTACAGTGGACCATTTGTAATCCCAAACGTTCTttgttattgaatattttttgacaatCTTAATCTAATGCATAATTGAATAAGTTATAACTTGtacacatttataataaaatctggGCTCTCTCTTCTCTATTGAGTTGTTTAATTTACTGGACATACATTATGAAGTATGATTTGTACTTCAGAGTACATAGATAAAGAACCtctataatatgttatatgataGAGATAAAGATTCTATATCTTATCATTAGATCTGTAATGAATCGGATTACAAGTTACTCTTTAGTAAAACAATCTGTACTGTAAAATATGTCTCAGGCAGTACGCTATAATCGATAGTCGACAAATTCTATAATCTGACACTACCCTTCGAAATGTCTGTGGAATTAGCGGGGGTCcactttatatacataatattaatttgtaagagTATTGTTACGGGGAACCTAATAATTCTTAGGTCACatccttttaaatataaatatatctagtGCAGAGAGATACTATATAGACATTTCTgacatgtataatatatacatttaaatacacatttcaCAGCACATTGGCCAGCAAGCCGTACAATATCAACAATCCGTCTGTAGCTAAAAGAaccattttcattttctaaatatagtTTTGTGATATAAAACTTGatcgttttatataaaacctctTTGTGCATTCTAAATCTTTCAAGAACTTTACCCTATAAAAACATCGAGTAACTTCTGATGAAAAACGCCGTTTTTTCGCTCGAACTCTGCACAAAGACCTCAAAGGAAACGTTAACAACCTGTAACAAGGAAAGAATCTCAGTTTGTTAGTTGTTAGCACTCTTTGTGATTTCCGCGTAGACTTATAAGGTCTTAAAAGtctatatattcttattttcaTAGAGTTTTCAGTTACGTTCTTCAACTGTTTAATTAGCCAATGTTATAACGCCGTGTTACTACTAAAGGACtgtttatatgtgtgtgtgtgtaaatatatatttcttctatattgatttgaatttatatttgttgctAAAGGTTGAGGGTAAACCATCTGATGAAATAATAGTTGATTTAACTGGAAGCTCTATGCATAGGCTTGCTATTGATgaacaaatgtaaattaaaatgaaatgaaagtaattttttataatatataataagggggcaaacgatcctgcgggacgcccaaaaaggcagtcgtcgcagcccatagacaacGATTTTTAGttggtgcgttgccggcctttaacgGAGGAGTAATGCTGATGGAGTGTGTTGagcattatatatttcttataatgttttattgagtAAAATTTCTTGACTTTTAATTGAAACTCTTAGCGAATCCAAAGGTTAGGATGCCTGGTTTGACTTCCGATGAAACCATTACTTCTTACACGTGGTTAacagattaatttaatgagtcaacataagataaaaatattactagaaAGCTTTGGTTTTAACGAAGCTAGAGCTTTTCCCACATAGGAAAGTAGAACTATAATTCATGTATAGCAATTTGCATTTTGAgccaattattaattattcagatTTGGTTAGAAATGTAAGCAAATCAAACAGTGGCCGGGGGTCTCCCATCTAAAATTCATGTGTAGCTGAACGGGAAACGCTGGCCAATTCGCCAAATTCGAATATAACCTTGGCATACTCTGACTATGGTTATTGTATtggaaacaatttatattgctTATGACTTTACTTCTTATCCTAGACAATCGCCTAGTAAGctacacattatttaaatatttattgaacataattcattttttactaatgtttataaaacactATGTA carries:
- the LOC110995358 gene encoding dynein regulatory complex protein 11, which gives rise to MSSKTYNALICETSELIGEATQADEAVFEAGSAEKSSFYPLLSELRVRYTVLIRRLDQVYDQIVQPQKRLIVKRLLEACLGRLLEIKHDLVELNLSDYTYDDDEALKRLAVTPMEAEPCVPQYFVREREEEVLERRQFVTDVLRKLGHELVKPQPLVLTEQQAVVIIQSHERARQGRLRGQFMKEIRLLKEKGRDQKGEMSASAATAIQRVWRGFIARRTTKKRKHQEQLLIGMEMAPYVESKEIQRAEEVKQSRRQLQKERENQYQDALVKIEVQLRAKYGSKINERIGDELRRWISEYYERTGRLPDFPSEDAGGSRTMFSRQGTGVDSQLSKSSPISSKDSKRSKDSKEKKSNKSEENKNKDKEDADDPYTFKCTTSVFLKEIINTNEEYEDIWKYRDDEDDHHEDHDSEMIEREKIAKIEQEIRNSVDEMMRTELELLQAAFDKDRAHKGKKSKKPQKKVRRGGKKNKKKKEKDLTPDRTTESLFEELVSNGIIRPYPIVSIDDFIGEKNFVGCEWRKEGREPSPTLGDIRQLVKEYCILPLGSEYVRTNAPVVRSVLIAGPPGSGKRMLINAICSETGAMLFDLTPANIVGKYPGKTGLIMLIHLVMKVSRLLQPAVIWMDDAEKPFVKKIPKADKTDPKRLKKDLVKIIKGIYPEDRVLFVGTSRTPWDAEQKLLFQCYSKVVQIPRADYGSISLMWRSKLHRAGALSQRLDVSCLARVSDSYTIGTLLSALDGVLTTKRRLQLRIRALTAQEVAVQLSTKEPVYAENEIAAEAWWLKTPMERRRLKMLQKLQELEQENEEKAAAMK